One part of the Ignisphaera cupida genome encodes these proteins:
- a CDS encoding UbiX family flavin prenyltransferase encodes MKIFLGVTGASGCVIALRLAEVLSSLGHEIYVVVSENALVVADYECRNRSWFLEKMKSFSKAIYHEKNLHVDIASSSNTLDAYIIAPASIKTLAMIVNGIGENLITRTALVGIRMKKTTLAIVRESPLGVVELTVLLKAAKLGIHIIPAVIGFYSYPQSIKDVIDFVVGKALDALGIQHNLYRRWKGFRDPQFQDPCEYLYGSANS; translated from the coding sequence ATGAAGATATTTCTTGGTGTTACAGGTGCTAGTGGCTGTGTAATTGCATTGAGACTTGCAGAAGTTTTGAGTAGTCTTGGTCATGAAATATATGTAGTAGTTTCGGAAAATGCGCTTGTTGTTGCAGATTATGAGTGTAGAAATAGAAGTTGGTTTCTTGAAAAAATGAAAAGCTTTTCCAAAGCTATCTACCATGAGAAGAATCTGCATGTCGATATAGCTAGTAGTAGTAACACCTTAGATGCATACATAATTGCACCTGCATCAATTAAAACTCTTGCTATGATAGTTAATGGCATAGGTGAAAACCTTATTACAAGAACAGCTTTGGTTGGAATACGAATGAAAAAAACTACACTAGCTATTGTTAGAGAGTCTCCACTTGGAGTAGTAGAGCTTACAGTTCTTCTTAAAGCAGCTAAACTAGGAATTCACATAATACCTGCTGTCATAGGCTTTTACTCATATCCTCAGAGTATTAAGGATGTTATTGACTTTGTAGTTGGTAAAGCACTTGATGCTCTGGGTATTCAGCACAACCTATATAGGAGATGGAAAGGGTTTAGAGATCCTCAATTCCAAGATCCTTGCGAATACCTCTACGGCTCAGCAAACTCTTGA
- the endA gene encoding tRNA-intron lyase translates to MSSHSKEELKVYVYIIGWKGIVLDIEKASKLFKMFIGKPLGVAKPNPNTIYNAPLVLSMYETLYLCEKGVAKPLIHGVEISCTDLEKYSERIMPQFRRKYMVFKQLREQGYVVRSGMKFGSDFTVYELGPGLEHAPYVVTVVSCNDSLRAVDIVGLGRIGHSVRKRSVLAIVDEKTGSVNYIVFKWVKI, encoded by the coding sequence ATGTCTTCACATAGCAAAGAAGAGCTAAAGGTATATGTGTATATCATTGGTTGGAAGGGTATTGTTCTAGATATTGAAAAAGCTTCGAAACTATTCAAAATGTTTATAGGTAAACCACTGGGAGTTGCAAAGCCAAATCCAAATACTATTTACAATGCTCCTCTTGTTTTATCCATGTATGAAACTCTGTATCTTTGTGAAAAAGGTGTTGCAAAGCCATTAATTCACGGAGTTGAGATTTCTTGCACAGATCTTGAAAAATATTCTGAGAGAATAATGCCTCAATTCAGAAGAAAATACATGGTGTTTAAGCAATTGAGAGAGCAGGGATATGTAGTCAGAAGTGGCATGAAGTTTGGCTCAGATTTTACTGTGTATGAGCTTGGACCTGGTCTTGAACATGCACCTTATGTTGTCACTGTTGTTTCTTGTAATGACTCTCTTAGAGCTGTGGATATTGTGGGTCTTGGTAGAATAGGTCATAGTGTTAGAAAAAGATCTGTTTTAGCAATTGTGGATGAGAAAACAGGTTCTGTAAACTATATAGTTTTTAAATGGGTTAAGATATAG
- the glyS gene encoding glycine--tRNA ligase, whose translation MSSKYDKVIDFAIRKGILWQSFEIYGGQAGFYDLGPLGVLLKNNIVELWRNYFVKQHQDFVVEIETPIITPSIVLKASGHEENFTDYAVECLQCHRIYRADHLVEERLGISAEGLSAEELDKLIKENNIRCPICGGVLGNVHKFLLLFQTYIGPYSVSNLAYLRPEAAQGMFINFKRVYELMRRRLPIGIAQIGKVARNEISPRQGPIRLREFTIMEIEFFYDDTNPQCEVLYERCSDERINVLTAELRSRGENRPISVNVVEAFNEKIVLSPWLAYWMCISKKFVNALGVPDEKMYFEEKLPSERAHYSKQTFDQIVIVEKLGKLEVSGHAYRHTYDLERHIAFSKADLYAVKQLKSPKMLKKKIVKYDKNAIINMFGSKAPLIFKALSTMSSEDLAKLVEESKEDFVNVGGVEIPKNILRIETVEENIWIEKFIPHVAEPSFGAERLLYVVLEYAYSEDGNRIVFRVPKQLAPIKVGIATLVDREPLERIAQEIFNTLKKFYYVQYLEGSSIGKKYAQADEIGIPYVITVDYDSISNRSVTIRDRDSRKQIRVPIEDIVKVIDLGLKGENIFALGYPIIEPQTESKEL comes from the coding sequence ATGTCATCAAAATATGACAAGGTTATTGATTTTGCTATTCGAAAAGGGATATTGTGGCAGTCATTTGAAATTTATGGGGGGCAGGCAGGGTTTTATGATCTTGGGCCATTAGGGGTGCTGCTCAAGAATAATATTGTTGAGCTATGGCGTAATTACTTCGTTAAGCAGCATCAGGATTTTGTTGTTGAAATTGAAACACCTATTATCACACCATCAATAGTGTTAAAAGCTAGTGGTCATGAAGAAAATTTCACAGACTATGCTGTAGAGTGTTTACAGTGTCACAGAATTTACAGAGCTGATCATTTGGTTGAGGAGCGTTTGGGGATTTCTGCAGAGGGTTTGAGTGCTGAAGAGCTTGATAAACTAATAAAGGAAAACAATATTAGATGCCCTATTTGTGGTGGTGTTCTTGGAAATGTTCACAAATTCTTACTGCTTTTCCAAACATATATAGGGCCTTATTCTGTAAGCAACTTAGCATATTTAAGACCAGAAGCTGCACAAGGCATGTTCATAAACTTTAAGCGTGTATATGAGTTAATGAGAAGAAGGTTACCTATTGGAATAGCCCAAATAGGGAAAGTTGCTAGGAATGAGATATCTCCTAGACAAGGCCCTATAAGGTTAAGAGAGTTTACTATAATGGAGATAGAGTTTTTCTACGACGATACAAATCCACAGTGTGAAGTGCTTTATGAAAGATGTTCAGATGAGAGAATAAATGTTTTGACAGCTGAGCTTAGAAGCAGGGGAGAGAATAGACCTATTTCAGTAAATGTTGTAGAGGCTTTTAATGAAAAAATTGTGTTGAGTCCATGGCTTGCTTACTGGATGTGTATATCGAAAAAATTTGTTAATGCTCTTGGTGTACCTGATGAAAAAATGTATTTCGAAGAGAAGCTGCCAAGTGAAAGAGCTCACTACTCTAAGCAAACCTTTGATCAGATTGTTATTGTAGAGAAGTTAGGAAAGCTGGAGGTTTCTGGCCATGCCTATCGACATACTTATGACCTTGAAAGACACATAGCATTTAGTAAAGCAGATTTGTATGCTGTTAAACAGTTAAAATCCCCTAAGATGCTTAAGAAAAAAATTGTTAAATATGATAAAAATGCTATTATTAACATGTTTGGCTCTAAAGCACCACTTATTTTCAAAGCATTATCAACCATGAGTAGTGAAGACCTTGCAAAACTTGTTGAAGAATCCAAAGAAGATTTTGTTAACGTTGGAGGTGTAGAAATTCCGAAGAATATTCTAAGAATTGAAACAGTTGAGGAAAATATATGGATAGAAAAGTTTATTCCCCATGTAGCTGAGCCTTCCTTTGGTGCTGAAAGACTTTTGTATGTTGTTTTAGAATATGCATATAGTGAAGATGGTAACAGAATTGTGTTTAGAGTGCCAAAGCAATTAGCACCAATAAAAGTTGGTATAGCAACACTTGTTGATAGAGAACCACTTGAAAGAATTGCGCAAGAAATATTCAATACACTCAAGAAGTTCTACTACGTTCAATACTTAGAGGGAAGCTCTATAGGAAAGAAATATGCGCAAGCAGATGAAATTGGAATACCATATGTTATTACCGTGGACTATGACTCCATAAGCAATAGAAGTGTCACAATTAGAGACAGAGATAGCAGAAAGCAAATTCGTGTACCCATAGAGGACATTGTGAAGGTCATTGACTTGGGGCTTAAAGGAGAAAACATTTTTGCTTTGGGATATCCAATAATTGAGCCACAGACAGAAAGCAAAGAATTGTAG
- the speB gene encoding agmatinase, protein MKNIYLNNITDASSFLGFNKSFEETPFIIIGAPLDISTSYRGGCSKAPKALREASKSIELCTAFSNIDLEQIGFHDLGDIVMVPGNIAESLMRIEKVIHDVLSYGKRFFIIGGEHTITLPSFKAFSKHFQNPCLIVFDAHADFRSEYLGSKYNHATVIKRISEEAQYEKILIIGARAISKEEIEQSKAMSNKVSLIRVLNVLSRDVMEHIRKEVELCKDLPKYISIDIDFIDPAYAPGVQTPEPLGVTPIDLLNILSIVIDEKVFVIDIVEITPTYDSSEITAFLGAKIIVEIAGLLTKKLGIGSGCW, encoded by the coding sequence TTGAAAAATATATATTTGAACAACATTACTGATGCAAGTTCTTTCCTTGGATTTAACAAATCATTTGAAGAAACACCATTCATTATCATTGGAGCTCCACTAGATATTTCAACATCATATAGAGGTGGATGTAGCAAGGCACCAAAAGCGCTAAGAGAAGCATCAAAGTCAATTGAGCTTTGCACAGCTTTTTCAAACATTGACTTAGAGCAGATAGGCTTTCATGATCTTGGAGACATAGTTATGGTGCCTGGCAATATAGCCGAATCCTTGATGCGCATTGAAAAAGTTATTCATGATGTGCTAAGCTATGGTAAAAGATTTTTTATAATTGGTGGTGAACATACAATAACACTACCATCATTCAAGGCATTTTCAAAACATTTTCAAAACCCATGTCTAATAGTTTTTGACGCTCATGCAGACTTCAGGTCAGAGTATCTGGGATCGAAATACAACCATGCAACTGTAATTAAGAGAATATCTGAGGAAGCTCAATACGAAAAGATTTTGATAATTGGAGCAAGAGCTATAAGTAAAGAAGAGATAGAGCAAAGCAAAGCTATGTCCAATAAAGTAAGTCTGATTAGAGTATTAAATGTTCTGTCTAGGGATGTAATGGAGCATATAAGAAAAGAGGTTGAGTTGTGTAAGGATCTTCCCAAGTATATTTCAATTGATATTGATTTTATAGACCCTGCATATGCGCCTGGTGTACAAACACCAGAACCATTGGGAGTGACACCAATTGACTTGTTAAACATTTTAAGCATTGTTATAGATGAAAAGGTGTTTGTCATAGATATTGTTGAGATAACACCTACTTATGACTCATCTGAAATAACAGCATTCTTAGGAGCAAAAATAATAGTGGAAATAGCAGGTTTGCTAACGAAAAAACTTGGTATAGGAAGTGGTTGTTGGTAG
- a CDS encoding transcription initiation factor IIB: MVIRPSEPSQEDILSQCPSGNIIYDEVRGEWICADSGEVIAEHVIDRGPEWRAFTAEERDRRSRTGGPINVALHDSGLSTVIDWYDRDVTGRKLDLKKRLELIRMRKWHSRMRIQSAMDRNLIQALDELDRLADQLNLPRTVREEAAMIYRKAVERELVRGRAIDSMVAAALYAACRIHGVPRTLDEISKFAKSTRKEIARCYRLLLRELNLKIPIVDASDHAQRIASILGLSGMTVKTAIEIIQKARERGVTAGRDPAGVAAAAVYIAALLNDERRTQKEVAMAAGVTEVTVRNRYKELISVLSSEELRGGKKQSE, translated from the coding sequence ATGGTTATAAGACCTTCTGAACCTTCTCAAGAAGATATATTATCTCAGTGTCCTAGTGGAAACATAATTTATGATGAGGTTCGGGGAGAGTGGATATGTGCAGATAGTGGCGAGGTTATAGCAGAGCATGTTATTGATAGAGGCCCTGAGTGGAGGGCTTTTACTGCTGAGGAGAGGGATAGGAGGAGCAGAACTGGTGGACCAATAAATGTAGCTCTTCATGACAGTGGTCTTTCAACTGTTATAGACTGGTATGATAGAGATGTGACTGGAAGGAAGCTTGATTTAAAGAAGAGATTGGAATTAATAAGAATGAGGAAATGGCATAGCAGAATGAGAATTCAGAGTGCCATGGATAGAAATCTTATACAAGCTCTTGACGAGCTTGATAGACTTGCTGATCAGCTAAATCTTCCCAGAACTGTTAGAGAGGAAGCTGCAATGATATATAGAAAAGCTGTTGAAAGGGAGCTTGTAAGAGGTAGAGCAATAGACAGTATGGTTGCTGCTGCACTTTATGCAGCATGCAGAATTCATGGTGTTCCAAGAACATTGGATGAGATTTCAAAATTTGCAAAAAGCACAAGAAAGGAGATTGCGCGATGTTATAGACTTCTTCTTAGAGAGTTGAATTTGAAGATACCAATTGTTGATGCTTCTGATCATGCTCAAAGAATTGCCTCAATTCTAGGACTAAGCGGAATGACAGTGAAAACAGCTATCGAAATTATTCAAAAAGCTAGAGAAAGAGGTGTTACAGCTGGTAGAGACCCTGCAGGTGTAGCTGCTGCAGCAGTTTACATAGCTGCTCTTCTAAATGATGAAAGAAGAACTCAAAAAGAGGTTGCGATGGCTGCTGGTGTTACAGAGGTTACAGTAAGGAATAGATATAAAGAGCTCATAAGTGTTCTAAGTAGTGAAGAACTTAGAGGAGGTAAGAAACAATCAGAATAA
- a CDS encoding DNA-directed RNA polymerase subunit P, producing the protein MAKYLCIRCGREFDESQLAVMMNVRCPYCGYKVIAKARSGEIKTIRAL; encoded by the coding sequence ATGGCCAAATATCTGTGTATACGCTGCGGAAGAGAATTTGATGAATCACAGCTTGCAGTTATGATGAATGTGAGATGTCCTTATTGTGGATATAAAGTAATTGCCAAAGCTAGAAGTGGTGAAATAAAAACTATTAGAGCACTTTGA
- the yciH gene encoding stress response translation initiation inhibitor YciH, whose amino-acid sequence MKSDLECMGLPPELCTQLEMESQVIKIKLEHRKMGKVVTIVEGIDDKTLDLKKLASYLKTKLAAGGTIKNGRIEIQGDHRSRLKKILTEELGFKPENIVFIEEE is encoded by the coding sequence ATGAAATCAGATCTAGAGTGTATGGGATTACCACCAGAGTTGTGTACACAACTAGAAATGGAGTCACAAGTCATTAAGATAAAATTAGAGCATAGGAAAATGGGAAAAGTTGTTACAATAGTTGAAGGAATAGATGATAAAACATTAGATTTGAAAAAACTAGCCTCTTACCTAAAGACAAAGTTGGCAGCTGGAGGAACTATCAAAAATGGTAGAATAGAAATTCAAGGAGATCATAGATCAAGATTAAAGAAAATATTGACTGAAGAACTTGGCTTTAAACCAGAGAATATAGTGTTTATTGAAGAAGAGTAG
- a CDS encoding ATP-grasp domain-containing protein, which produces MRIGVVADKPVPPWSVRQIMLAIEELGGEAIYVRPSDITSFVGGANEIVFSSTLKPFDVNAIILRDLGVATTVETYLRRVDLFKHMELLGIPVVNPVESYVTARDKYLSLCLLSKAGIPVPKTIVVEDHYAAIKAVEMFSKAVIKPLIGSLGFGVIKVDNPDLAYTIGKTLTQIKQPIYVQEFIDKPNRDIRILVVGDEIVIAYYRIQINPENWKTNIAQGAVAKPIEKIDKELEEYSFKVLDVLKLHYAGIDFGETKNGYVIFEVNASPQWRGIQKVTGINPAKNIVKYVMRLAKK; this is translated from the coding sequence ATGAGAATAGGTGTTGTTGCCGATAAACCAGTTCCACCTTGGAGTGTTAGGCAAATAATGCTAGCAATAGAAGAGCTTGGTGGTGAAGCAATTTATGTAAGACCTTCTGATATAACCTCATTTGTTGGAGGAGCAAATGAGATAGTTTTTAGCAGCACGTTAAAGCCTTTCGATGTAAACGCTATAATCTTACGTGATTTAGGTGTGGCAACAACTGTAGAGACATATCTTCGTAGAGTGGATTTATTTAAACACATGGAATTGCTTGGTATACCAGTTGTAAACCCTGTTGAATCCTATGTAACTGCAAGAGATAAGTATTTAAGTTTGTGCTTATTGAGCAAAGCTGGCATTCCAGTTCCAAAAACTATTGTTGTTGAAGATCATTACGCAGCCATTAAGGCTGTGGAAATGTTTTCTAAAGCTGTTATTAAACCTCTTATAGGCAGCCTTGGTTTTGGTGTTATAAAAGTTGACAATCCAGATCTTGCATACACAATAGGAAAAACTCTCACCCAAATAAAACAGCCTATATATGTACAAGAATTTATTGATAAGCCAAATAGGGATATTAGAATACTGGTTGTAGGTGATGAAATTGTTATTGCTTATTACAGAATACAAATAAATCCAGAAAATTGGAAGACAAATATTGCACAAGGAGCTGTTGCAAAGCCTATAGAGAAAATTGATAAGGAATTGGAGGAATACTCATTTAAGGTTTTAGATGTTTTAAAACTTCACTATGCAGGAATAGACTTTGGAGAAACGAAAAATGGCTATGTTATTTTTGAGGTTAATGCTTCACCACAGTGGAGAGGAATACAAAAAGTTACTGGCATAAATCCTGCAAAAAACATTGTTAAATATGTTATGAGACTTGCTAAAAAATGA
- a CDS encoding DUF1614 domain-containing protein, producing the protein MLTKNSTIFIVTVIAYSIIVLRNFFIAIVTSTIIEVLYLTNQKMFKGGLRLLNKGIVFDFKGALIPLSTSVVIALSVFHNLDYMFMAFLISLAMALSSLNTVITKNLFAVNVLGYVLIYFMLSSILCGNLIFYPYILPLATQLGIIIGSDLLHGIYFLDQLKSKVLIVGGAGEYDAIYVSTIAIQWLEIFRTTLITFICRTRFV; encoded by the coding sequence TTGCTTACAAAAAATAGTACAATATTTATTGTAACAGTAATTGCATACAGCATCATAGTATTGAGAAATTTCTTTATAGCTATAGTCACATCAACTATAATTGAAGTTCTTTACTTGACGAATCAGAAAATGTTTAAAGGTGGTCTTAGGTTATTAAATAAAGGAATAGTGTTTGATTTTAAAGGAGCACTAATACCTTTATCAACGTCTGTGGTTATTGCATTAAGTGTTTTTCATAACCTAGATTACATGTTCATGGCTTTCTTAATAAGTTTAGCAATGGCTTTGTCCTCGCTAAACACAGTAATTACTAAAAATCTTTTTGCTGTAAATGTTCTTGGTTATGTACTGATATATTTTATGTTATCATCTATTCTATGTGGAAACCTAATATTCTATCCCTATATTCTTCCACTAGCTACACAACTTGGCATAATAATAGGTTCTGACTTGCTACACGGTATTTACTTTCTAGATCAGCTAAAGTCAAAGGTGTTAATAGTTGGTGGTGCTGGTGAATATGATGCTATATATGTTTCAACTATAGCTATTCAATGGCTGGAAATATTTCGCACAACTCTAATAACATTTATATGCCGCACAAGATTTGTTTAA
- a CDS encoding metallophosphoesterase family protein: MPINIVAFADVHGTQYVNLLISSLRRVDVSNVDVIVMAGDVVDKGRVEHMNIVLSILQRFFPHIYTKPIIIAVFGNEEYMNTETKYYSMYPRIIWLNNNYKIVELNNSKICFIGSRGVLKKPTLWQQRNIKGIEDFYAKNLELIVKMIEFCKQNSYYTILITHYASSYLTIRGEDPSIYPYLGYPIIESVDSKPNLAIHGHAHNSSVTEAVVDGVNVFNVSIPAKKGVSTIII, translated from the coding sequence ATGCCAATTAATATTGTTGCATTTGCTGATGTTCATGGTACTCAATATGTTAATTTGCTAATATCTTCATTAAGAAGAGTTGATGTTAGTAATGTTGATGTTATTGTTATGGCTGGTGATGTTGTTGATAAGGGAAGGGTTGAACATATGAATATTGTTCTTTCTATTCTACAAAGATTCTTTCCACATATTTACACAAAACCAATAATTATCGCAGTTTTTGGTAATGAGGAATATATGAATACAGAAACAAAATATTATAGCATGTATCCACGTATTATATGGCTTAATAACAATTATAAAATTGTTGAATTAAATAATTCTAAAATCTGTTTTATTGGAAGTCGTGGAGTGCTTAAAAAACCTACGTTATGGCAGCAAAGAAATATTAAGGGAATTGAAGATTTTTACGCTAAAAACTTGGAATTGATTGTCAAGATGATTGAATTTTGTAAACAAAACTCCTATTACACTATTCTAATAACACATTATGCATCGAGTTACTTAACGATTCGAGGTGAAGACCCCTCTATCTATCCATATCTAGGATACCCAATAATAGAGAGTGTTGATTCGAAACCCAATCTCGCTATTCATGGACATGCTCATAATTCATCAGTAACTGAAGCTGTTGTAGATGGTGTTAATGTTTTTAATGTTTCTATACCTGCTAAAAAGGGTGTTTCAACAATCATAATTTAG
- a CDS encoding spermidine synthase, translating into MLGTLIVQGIGKNSVMAIKVRSLIAIKKSPFQEIIVADVEEFGKALILDGYLQSTVADEFIYHESLVHPAMILHPNPKRVLIIGGGEGATLREVLKHNMVEEAVMVDIDKDVIELSKEYLPEMHQGSFFNKRSKVVIDDGKNFVEKEIKRGAQYDVVIMDLTDPYSSEIAKELYTKQFLEKISMILVEDGVFATQAGSRFFYREVYEDVANAAKNVFKYVAEYQVWIPSFGYSCNFIIGSKNFDTKILLNHENVDKVLRLRGVETRFINGKRIAAMLSMGIY; encoded by the coding sequence ATGCTAGGAACGCTCATAGTTCAAGGCATTGGCAAAAACAGTGTTATGGCTATAAAGGTTCGAAGTCTCATTGCAATTAAAAAATCGCCTTTTCAGGAAATTATAGTAGCAGATGTTGAGGAATTTGGAAAAGCATTAATTTTGGATGGGTATTTACAAAGCACTGTTGCTGATGAGTTTATATATCATGAATCTCTTGTTCACCCAGCCATGATTCTCCATCCTAATCCAAAGAGAGTTTTAATCATTGGTGGAGGTGAGGGGGCAACGCTTAGAGAGGTCCTTAAGCATAATATGGTTGAGGAAGCTGTAATGGTTGATATAGATAAGGACGTGATTGAGTTATCAAAGGAATATTTGCCAGAGATGCACCAAGGCTCCTTCTTTAATAAAAGATCCAAAGTTGTTATTGATGATGGAAAGAATTTTGTTGAAAAAGAAATTAAGAGAGGTGCACAATACGATGTCGTTATAATGGATTTGACAGATCCCTACTCTAGCGAAATTGCAAAAGAATTATATACAAAACAATTTCTTGAAAAGATAAGTATGATACTAGTAGAAGATGGTGTTTTTGCTACACAAGCAGGTTCAAGATTCTTCTATAGAGAAGTTTATGAAGATGTTGCCAATGCAGCTAAAAATGTTTTTAAATATGTTGCTGAATATCAGGTTTGGATTCCGTCTTTTGGATATTCATGTAATTTCATCATAGGTTCTAAAAACTTTGACACAAAAATTTTGCTAAATCATGAGAATGTAGATAAAGTACTAAGGTTAAGAGGTGTTGAAACAAGGTTTATTAATGGTAAAAGAATTGCGGCCATGTTGTCAATGGGCATTTACTAA
- a CDS encoding metal-dependent transcriptional regulator, which translates to MNKELRTLEDYLKAIYRLEEVLGHAKTSDIAKELGVTAATVSKTLRKLESNGYVIWLPYEGVRLSDRGRKIAVDIVKKHRIAESFLYHYLGFDLVKAHEYAHMLEHMPSEFFERLWLFMKKPSVCPHGNLIPGLPKYNENEIKEIENDKPLANFDKDAKVKITRILCSFQYDLMKTLINANISRGTIVTIEKKDSLGIVVKSPNNISVKLPYYQANLIRGLEITST; encoded by the coding sequence TTGAATAAAGAATTGAGAACATTAGAAGATTATTTAAAAGCTATATACAGACTGGAAGAGGTGCTGGGACATGCTAAGACAAGTGATATAGCTAAAGAACTTGGGGTTACAGCTGCAACTGTTTCCAAAACTTTAAGAAAACTTGAATCAAATGGCTATGTGATTTGGCTTCCATACGAGGGGGTTAGACTAAGTGATAGGGGAAGAAAAATAGCTGTAGATATTGTTAAAAAACATAGAATAGCTGAGTCTTTTCTTTACCACTATCTTGGATTTGACCTTGTTAAAGCCCATGAATATGCTCACATGCTTGAGCATATGCCTTCAGAATTTTTTGAAAGGTTATGGTTGTTTATGAAAAAACCAAGTGTATGCCCACATGGAAATCTTATTCCTGGATTACCAAAGTACAATGAAAATGAAATTAAAGAAATAGAAAATGATAAACCCCTTGCAAATTTTGATAAGGATGCAAAAGTAAAGATAACAAGAATACTATGTTCTTTTCAATACGATCTCATGAAAACATTAATCAATGCTAATATAAGCAGAGGGACCATAGTCACAATAGAGAAAAAAGATTCACTAGGAATAGTTGTAAAAAGCCCTAACAACATTTCTGTGAAGCTACCTTATTACCAAGCAAATTTGATAAGAGGTTTAGAGATAACAAGTACTTAA
- the pyrF gene encoding orotidine-5'-phosphate decarboxylase: MIIVALDPPQNVDVEKWIKIRYDELKEYVQGFKIGVPAIIRVGLEGLSKIFKDYSGLLIADLKLADIGDVMALTASIVGDYGFNAVIAHAFVGYSQAVDELSKTCEKKGLKLILVVSMSHRGSEEFIDKHLESFVEIAKRVGSWGLVAPATRPLIIKRVRELIGSEVKILSPGIGVQGAEPGTAICYGADYEIVGRAITHSENVKQSALKIIENQKQRVAKCRG; the protein is encoded by the coding sequence ATGATTATAGTAGCTTTGGATCCACCTCAAAATGTTGATGTTGAGAAGTGGATAAAAATAAGATATGATGAGCTCAAGGAGTATGTGCAAGGATTTAAAATAGGAGTACCAGCAATTATAAGAGTTGGCCTTGAAGGTCTAAGCAAAATTTTCAAGGATTACAGTGGGCTTCTCATTGCGGATTTAAAGTTGGCTGATATAGGAGATGTAATGGCTTTAACAGCGAGTATTGTTGGAGATTATGGTTTTAATGCTGTAATAGCTCATGCATTTGTTGGGTATAGCCAAGCAGTTGATGAGCTTAGTAAAACTTGTGAAAAGAAGGGTTTGAAACTCATACTAGTTGTGTCAATGTCACATAGAGGATCTGAGGAGTTTATAGATAAGCATCTAGAAAGTTTTGTTGAAATTGCTAAAAGGGTTGGTAGCTGGGGATTGGTAGCACCAGCTACAAGACCTTTGATTATAAAAAGAGTTAGGGAGTTGATAGGAAGTGAAGTGAAGATTCTATCACCTGGTATTGGAGTGCAAGGTGCTGAACCTGGTACTGCAATATGTTATGGCGCTGATTATGAAATTGTTGGCAGAGCCATAACACATTCAGAAAATGTGAAACAAAGTGCTTTAAAAATTATAGAGAATCAAAAACAAAGGGTTGCAAAATGTCGTGGATAG
- the pyrE gene encoding orotate phosphoribosyltransferase: MSWIAVELYRHGMIKIGSFKLTSGLESPYYIDLRLLYSFPELRSKIIDELISRFSVFRKCDVVLGIATSGLVLASIIADKLNKPLAYVRIERKEHGTKSLVEGIVTDKQVVIVDDVATTGGSIEHAITAVKELGGKPIAAVTVIDREQGAKQRVKKYGIELYSLTTAREIFEHLHNNGFIDSNTYNKIVKYIKNTIIV, from the coding sequence ATGTCGTGGATAGCTGTGGAACTTTATAGACATGGCATGATTAAAATAGGCAGTTTTAAACTGACTTCAGGTTTGGAAAGTCCTTATTACATAGATCTACGACTTCTATACAGTTTTCCGGAGCTGAGAAGCAAGATAATTGATGAACTAATATCTAGGTTTAGCGTTTTCAGGAAGTGCGATGTTGTTTTAGGTATTGCAACAAGTGGTTTGGTATTAGCCTCGATCATAGCTGATAAACTAAACAAACCTCTTGCATATGTAAGAATTGAAAGAAAAGAGCATGGAACAAAATCATTAGTTGAGGGAATAGTTACAGATAAGCAAGTTGTTATAGTGGATGATGTTGCTACTACAGGTGGTTCTATAGAACATGCTATAACAGCTGTTAAAGAACTAGGAGGCAAGCCCATCGCAGCAGTCACAGTAATTGATAGAGAGCAGGGAGCAAAACAAAGAGTGAAGAAATATGGTATTGAGCTATACAGTCTTACCACTGCTCGTGAAATTTTTGAACATCTTCATAACAATGGATTTATAGATTCCAATACATATAATAAAATTGTTAAATATATTAAAAACACGATTATTGTGTGA